One Gossypium raimondii isolate GPD5lz chromosome 3, ASM2569854v1, whole genome shotgun sequence genomic window carries:
- the LOC105796227 gene encoding uncharacterized protein LOC105796227: MANQLESLVETIKSKVRALKKKSKNNKPYIKMDKSSSVKVEIRSRKARKLIDKTLKAADRPGKRTIS, translated from the coding sequence ATGGCGAACCAGTTGGAGAGCTTAGTGGAAACGATAAAATCAAAAGTAAGAGCTCTGAAGAAGAAATCAAAGAACAATAAACCGTATATAAAGATGGATAAAAGCTCCAGCGTTAAAGTAGAGATCCGTAGCAGGAAAGCAAGAAAACTTATCGATAAGACTCTCAAAGCCGCCGATCGACCTGGAAAACGTACCATTTCGTga